Proteins encoded by one window of Desulfurispira natronophila:
- the rpoB gene encoding DNA-directed RNA polymerase subunit beta, which yields MAFAQKQNRKVTFRKRHSFSRIPQILEIPDLNAIQKESYAKFLQIDTAPADRDEHGLEAVFRSVFPIQDYNETAQLEYISYTLGEPKYTVNECQDRGATYAAPVRIKVRLVLFERDVETPAGGERPVKDVKEQEVYLGELPLMTDKGTFLLNGIERVIVSQLHRSPGVFFEDDGGKGGANAKVLFSSRIIPYRGSWIDFEFDAKDILYVRIDKKRKFPATVVLKALGFTERDILEHFYERETVRVLDDGSFEKQTELANLYNQKLMNDIVDPQSGEVLVRAGHKISRGNIRKLTKAGVQSVVMDRSEVTRDTSFLGEDIFDPESGDIIASINQPLTDDILDLLLQKGIREIPILFIDNIKSDSSVRDTLALDHKVTSAEEALIEIFRKMRPGEPPTVEAATQLFDNLFFVAKRYDLSKVGRLKINRRLGLDIPMDVTTLTAEDILHVVKTLSDIKNGKGSVDDIDHLSNRRIRSVGELLENQFRIGLVRMERTVKERMSIQDLSELSPQELLNSKPIVASIKEFFGSSQLSQFMDQTNPLAEITHKRRLSALGPGGLTRERAGFEVRDVHPTHYGRICPIETPEGPNIGLITSLATHGRINEYGFIETPYRKVQNGKVSKKIDYLSAIDEYGQVIAQANAPLKKDGTFVNELVSAREEGEFIMTDANNITYMDVAPVQMVSVAAGLIPFLENDDANRALMGSNMQRQAVPLLQTSAPIVGTGMERRVAVDSGAAIAATRSGTVVSVEADKIIIHVNEDEIQPGEGRVDIYGLIKYRRSNQNTCINQTPIVQPGETIKAGDVIADGPGTESGELALGKNVTVAFMPWMGYNFEDSILISEKVVMDDVYTSIHIEEFDVEARDTKLGPEDITRDIPNVGEDALKDIDDSGIIRIGAEVKAGDIMVGKVTPKGETQPTPEEKLLRAIFGEKAGEFRDASLTVPPGIEGTIVDVKVFTRRGTEKDDRIRDIEEEELKKLDVDYQDECTLIRKERLSKIRRLLVGATLEDDLVVRGKMLGKEGDEITSEMVDRLTLNELLEVPVVDSDSFIRKAESVREITEEQLEKAHEQYTERKSRVNMGDDLPPGVFKMVKVYVAVKRKLKVGDKMAGRHGNKGVISRILPQEDLPYLPDGTPVDIVLNPLGVPSRMNVGQVLETHLGWAAKALGMHVATNVFDGANEHDIKELLRKAYDDDSGQTMLYDGRTGERFDQPITVGVIYMLKLHHLIDTKIHARSTGPYSLVTQQPLGGKAQFGGQRFGEMEVWALEAYGASHCLQELLTVKSDDVNGRTKMYEAVVKGENTLTPGLPESFNVLIKELQSLCLDVELISTEEEAALPEPTETPVDPE from the coding sequence ATGGCGTTTGCTCAAAAGCAAAATCGCAAAGTGACCTTTCGAAAACGGCACAGCTTTTCCCGTATTCCGCAGATACTGGAAATACCTGATCTCAACGCAATACAAAAAGAGTCCTACGCCAAATTCCTGCAAATAGATACTGCCCCCGCAGACCGGGACGAGCACGGCCTGGAGGCAGTTTTTCGCAGCGTTTTTCCTATTCAGGACTATAATGAAACCGCCCAGCTCGAGTACATTAGCTACACACTGGGTGAGCCTAAATACACCGTAAATGAGTGCCAGGATCGTGGAGCCACCTATGCGGCCCCGGTTCGCATTAAGGTGCGCCTCGTTCTTTTTGAGCGTGATGTAGAGACCCCTGCTGGCGGTGAGCGACCAGTCAAGGATGTCAAGGAGCAGGAAGTTTATCTGGGGGAATTGCCCCTGATGACCGATAAGGGGACTTTTTTGCTCAACGGCATTGAGCGGGTTATTGTCAGCCAGTTGCACCGCTCTCCTGGTGTTTTTTTCGAGGATGACGGAGGCAAGGGCGGCGCCAACGCCAAGGTGCTTTTTTCATCGCGAATTATACCCTATCGTGGCTCCTGGATTGATTTTGAGTTCGACGCCAAAGATATTCTCTACGTTCGCATAGACAAAAAGCGCAAATTTCCCGCGACGGTCGTTCTGAAAGCGCTTGGATTTACCGAGCGCGACATATTGGAGCATTTTTACGAAAGGGAGACTGTTCGCGTCCTTGACGACGGCAGCTTTGAGAAGCAGACTGAGCTTGCTAATCTGTATAATCAGAAGCTGATGAACGATATTGTAGACCCGCAGAGCGGTGAGGTACTTGTACGGGCTGGTCATAAAATTTCCCGTGGCAATATACGTAAACTGACCAAGGCAGGTGTGCAGTCTGTAGTAATGGATCGCTCGGAAGTTACCCGAGACACCTCGTTTTTGGGTGAGGATATATTTGATCCAGAGAGCGGCGATATCATAGCAAGCATCAATCAGCCACTTACCGATGATATTTTGGATCTGCTGCTTCAAAAAGGTATTCGTGAAATCCCCATTCTCTTTATCGATAATATCAAGAGTGACAGCTCTGTTCGGGACACCTTGGCACTTGACCATAAGGTAACCTCAGCTGAGGAGGCCCTCATTGAGATCTTCCGCAAGATGCGCCCAGGTGAGCCCCCCACTGTAGAAGCAGCCACGCAGCTTTTCGACAATCTGTTCTTTGTTGCCAAGCGCTACGACCTGAGCAAGGTAGGACGTCTGAAAATCAATCGCCGCCTGGGGCTGGACATCCCCATGGATGTCACCACCCTGACTGCCGAAGATATTTTACATGTGGTGAAGACCCTCTCGGATATCAAAAATGGTAAAGGATCCGTAGACGACATTGACCACTTGAGCAACCGTCGTATTCGCAGTGTGGGCGAGCTGCTGGAAAATCAGTTCCGCATTGGGCTGGTGCGTATGGAACGTACCGTCAAGGAGCGCATGAGCATTCAGGACCTGTCGGAACTGTCCCCGCAGGAGCTGTTGAACTCCAAGCCGATCGTGGCTTCAATCAAAGAGTTTTTTGGTTCATCTCAGCTCAGTCAATTTATGGACCAAACCAATCCCCTGGCGGAAATTACCCACAAGCGGCGCTTGTCGGCCTTGGGGCCCGGTGGCTTGACGCGGGAGCGAGCTGGCTTTGAAGTTCGGGACGTACACCCGACCCACTATGGCCGTATTTGCCCCATCGAAACGCCTGAGGGGCCAAATATCGGTCTGATTACTTCTCTTGCCACTCATGGGCGCATCAATGAGTACGGTTTTATTGAGACTCCGTACCGTAAAGTACAAAACGGCAAAGTGAGCAAAAAGATCGATTACCTCAGCGCTATTGACGAGTATGGACAGGTTATTGCGCAGGCCAATGCACCGCTGAAAAAAGATGGCACCTTTGTCAATGAGCTGGTTTCTGCCCGTGAAGAAGGCGAGTTTATCATGACTGATGCCAACAACATTACCTACATGGACGTGGCACCGGTGCAGATGGTTTCGGTGGCTGCCGGCCTTATTCCCTTCCTGGAAAACGATGACGCCAACCGGGCTCTTATGGGCTCCAACATGCAGCGGCAGGCGGTACCTCTGCTGCAAACCAGTGCCCCTATTGTGGGAACAGGAATGGAGCGCCGGGTAGCGGTGGATAGTGGAGCTGCCATTGCGGCTACGCGCAGCGGTACCGTGGTCAGTGTAGAAGCAGACAAAATCATTATTCACGTGAATGAGGACGAAATACAACCAGGTGAGGGGCGTGTCGATATATATGGCCTCATAAAATATCGGCGTTCCAACCAGAATACCTGCATCAACCAGACTCCCATTGTGCAACCTGGCGAAACAATCAAGGCCGGGGATGTTATTGCGGACGGCCCAGGAACCGAATCAGGAGAACTGGCCCTCGGCAAGAACGTTACCGTCGCCTTTATGCCGTGGATGGGTTACAACTTCGAAGACTCCATTCTGATCTCTGAAAAGGTCGTAATGGACGATGTTTATACATCTATCCACATTGAGGAATTTGACGTGGAGGCTCGGGACACCAAGCTGGGCCCCGAGGATATTACCCGCGATATCCCCAATGTGGGTGAAGACGCCCTAAAAGATATTGACGATTCCGGCATTATTCGCATTGGAGCGGAAGTTAAAGCCGGCGACATCATGGTAGGTAAAGTTACCCCCAAAGGAGAAACCCAGCCTACCCCCGAAGAGAAGTTGCTGCGTGCCATTTTCGGCGAAAAAGCGGGTGAGTTCCGGGACGCTTCGCTCACAGTACCACCGGGTATCGAGGGGACTATTGTCGATGTCAAGGTCTTTACCCGCCGTGGAACGGAAAAAGATGATCGCATTCGGGACATCGAGGAAGAAGAGCTGAAAAAGCTGGATGTAGACTACCAGGATGAGTGCACCCTGATCCGCAAGGAACGACTGAGCAAGATTCGTCGTCTGCTTGTTGGCGCCACCCTAGAAGACGATCTGGTAGTACGTGGCAAAATGCTGGGCAAAGAGGGCGATGAGATCACATCGGAAATGGTGGATCGCCTCACGCTGAATGAGCTACTGGAAGTTCCGGTTGTCGACAGTGATTCCTTTATCCGTAAGGCAGAGTCGGTACGGGAAATTACCGAGGAGCAGCTGGAAAAGGCCCACGAGCAGTACACTGAGCGTAAGTCTCGTGTCAATATGGGCGACGATCTTCCTCCTGGTGTTTTCAAGATGGTCAAAGTCTACGTGGCCGTCAAGCGCAAGCTCAAAGTAGGTGACAAGATGGCCGGGCGCCACGGGAACAAGGGCGTTATCTCCCGCATCCTTCCGCAGGAAGATTTGCCTTATCTGCCTGATGGTACGCCAGTGGATATTGTTCTCAACCCCCTGGGGGTTCCATCCCGAATGAACGTGGGGCAGGTGCTGGAGACCCACTTGGGTTGGGCAGCAAAGGCTCTGGGTATGCATGTTGCGACCAACGTTTTTGATGGAGCCAATGAGCATGATATCAAGGAGCTCTTGCGCAAGGCCTATGACGACGACAGCGGCCAGACCATGCTCTACGACGGTCGAACCGGTGAGCGCTTTGATCAGCCCATAACCGTTGGGGTGATCTATATGCTTAAGTTGCACCACCTGATTGACACCAAGATTCACGCCCGCAGCACTGGCCCCTACTCGCTGGTAACCCAGCAGCCTCTCGGCGGTAAGGCTCAGTTTGGTGGGCAGCGCTTTGGTGAGATGGAGGTCTGGGCCCTGGAAGCTTATGGCGCCTCTCACTGCTTGCAGGAGCTGTTGACGGTCAAGTCCGATGATGTCAATGGACGTACCAAGATGTACGAGGCCGTTGTTAAGGGTGAAAACACCCTTACCCCGGGATTGCCTGAATCCTTTAACGTTCTTATTAAGGAATTGCAGTCCCTGTGCCTCGATGTAGAACTGATTTCAACCGAGGAAGAAGCCGCTCTCCCTGAGCCCACAGAAACTCCGGTTGATCCAGAATAG
- the rplL gene encoding 50S ribosomal protein L7/L12, with protein MAISKEDFISYLENMSVIELAELVKELEDKFGVSAAAPVAVAAAGGADAAPAEEQTEFDVVLADIGDKKINVIKAVREITGLGLKEAKEMVEGAPKAVKEGVSKEQAEEFKTKLEEAGAKVELK; from the coding sequence ATGGCTATTTCTAAAGAAGACTTCATTTCTTACCTTGAGAACATGAGCGTGATCGAGCTTGCTGAGTTGGTGAAAGAACTGGAAGACAAGTTTGGTGTATCAGCTGCAGCTCCCGTCGCTGTTGCCGCTGCTGGTGGTGCAGATGCAGCTCCTGCTGAGGAGCAAACTGAGTTTGACGTAGTTCTGGCTGATATTGGCGACAAAAAGATTAACGTGATCAAGGCTGTTCGCGAAATTACCGGCTTGGGTCTCAAAGAAGCCAAAGAGATGGTTGAGGGAGCTCCCAAAGCTGTCAAAGAAGGTGTGAGCAAAGAGCAAGCCGAAGAGTTTAAAACTAAACTCGAAGAAGCTGGAGCCAAGGTAGAGTTGAAATAA
- the rplJ gene encoding 50S ribosomal protein L10, which yields MKEATLKKKQQVVDEVISMSEGSAGVILCNYSGLTVSAVNKFRNELRQMGAQYKVVKNTMIRRAFADVEGLDEHLHGTTGVVYTGSDFGAAAKCVATFAKDHKDAITVKCGVYEGKVISRDDVIAISELPPREVLIAKLLGSLNAPITNFVGVLGGVPRKFLYLLNGIKDQKSA from the coding sequence TTGAAAGAAGCAACCCTGAAAAAGAAACAGCAAGTTGTTGATGAAGTTATCAGCATGTCAGAGGGAAGCGCGGGGGTTATCCTGTGTAACTATTCTGGCTTGACGGTAAGTGCCGTTAACAAGTTTCGCAATGAATTGCGTCAAATGGGTGCCCAGTACAAGGTTGTCAAGAATACCATGATTCGACGAGCATTTGCTGATGTAGAGGGCCTTGATGAACATCTGCATGGCACTACTGGTGTGGTGTACACAGGTAGCGACTTTGGTGCTGCTGCTAAATGTGTGGCTACGTTTGCCAAGGATCATAAAGATGCCATCACGGTAAAGTGCGGTGTCTACGAAGGCAAAGTAATTAGTCGCGATGATGTTATAGCTATCAGCGAACTGCCCCCGCGGGAAGTTCTCATCGCCAAACTGCTCGGCTCTCTCAATGCTCCCATTACCAATTTCGTTGGTGTTTTGGGTGGTGTTCCACGCAAGTTCCTCTACTTGCTCAATGGCATCAAGGACCAGAAAAGCGCTTAG
- the rplA gene encoding 50S ribosomal protein L1 produces the protein MAKMGKKFKETLTKVDREKRYELNEALELCKSLSFTRFSESVDIAVNLGVNPRHADQIVRGSVGLPHGTGKDVRVVVFAKGEKEKEARDAGADFAGADDLADKITGGWLEFDKAVATPDMMGVVGKLGRVLGPRGLMPNPKLGTVTFDVAKAVKDLKSGMIEYRTDKSGIIHAPVGKVEFEVDKLRENVLAVMDALIKAKPSTAKGVYVRGVTLSTTMGPGVRLDVNTLLQTK, from the coding sequence ATGGCAAAAATGGGAAAAAAATTTAAAGAAACGCTGACCAAAGTAGATCGGGAAAAGCGCTATGAGCTTAATGAAGCGCTAGAGCTTTGCAAATCTTTGAGCTTTACCCGTTTTTCTGAGAGCGTAGATATAGCGGTGAATCTTGGTGTTAACCCACGCCATGCCGATCAGATTGTTCGTGGCAGTGTGGGCTTGCCCCATGGCACTGGTAAGGATGTTCGTGTCGTAGTATTCGCAAAAGGTGAGAAGGAGAAAGAAGCCCGTGATGCCGGCGCTGATTTTGCCGGAGCCGACGATTTGGCGGATAAGATTACAGGTGGGTGGCTCGAGTTTGATAAAGCTGTAGCTACTCCGGACATGATGGGCGTTGTTGGTAAGCTGGGTCGTGTTCTTGGCCCCCGCGGTCTCATGCCTAACCCCAAGCTGGGAACCGTTACCTTCGATGTTGCCAAGGCAGTGAAGGATCTAAAAAGCGGCATGATTGAGTACCGTACGGATAAATCGGGTATTATTCACGCTCCGGTAGGGAAGGTAGAATTCGAGGTTGACAAGCTGCGCGAAAACGTGCTAGCTGTAATGGATGCCTTGATAAAGGCAAAGCCCTCAACAGCCAAGGGGGTTTATGTGAGAGGAGTGACTCTCTCGACAACAATGGGGCCTGGTGTTCGACTTGATGTAAACACCTTGCTGCAGACGAAATAA
- the rplK gene encoding 50S ribosomal protein L11, with product MAKKVIGEIKLQIPAGGANPAPPVGPALGQKGVNIMAFCKEFNSKTETQKGMIIPVVITVYEDRSFTFITKTPPAAVLLMKAAGVEKGSGEPNSNKVGKVTKAQVQEIAELKMPDLNAVTVETAIATIEGTARSMGLEVVE from the coding sequence ATGGCCAAAAAAGTTATTGGCGAAATTAAACTGCAGATTCCCGCTGGTGGAGCTAATCCGGCACCTCCTGTGGGTCCTGCCCTCGGCCAAAAGGGTGTCAACATTATGGCTTTCTGTAAGGAGTTTAACTCCAAGACAGAAACCCAAAAAGGGATGATCATCCCTGTTGTCATTACTGTTTACGAGGACCGCTCTTTCACCTTCATCACCAAGACTCCCCCCGCTGCTGTGCTGCTAATGAAGGCAGCAGGAGTAGAGAAGGGCTCAGGCGAACCCAACAGCAACAAAGTAGGCAAGGTCACCAAGGCCCAGGTTCAGGAGATTGCTGAACTGAAGATGCCCGACTTGAATGCCGTTACTGTTGAGACAGCTATCGCGACAATCGAAGGTACTGCCCGCAGCATGGGGCTGGAAGTAGTGGAGTGA
- the nusG gene encoding transcription termination/antitermination protein NusG, which produces MALSWYVIHAYSGYENKVQEALEERIASLGLQDKIIQVLIPTENVAEYKGGKKKIVTRKRYPGYVYLQMEMDKSTWHIVKNIPKVTGFIGGNKPVAIPDYEVQKLIESDKQLVEPKVDFCVDDPVEVVEGPFHGFNGVVTAVDHERKRIKVNVSIFGRETPVEFEYTQIQKI; this is translated from the coding sequence ATGGCTCTTTCGTGGTATGTTATCCACGCCTATTCCGGGTATGAAAATAAAGTCCAGGAAGCACTGGAAGAGCGCATTGCCAGTCTTGGGCTGCAGGATAAAATAATCCAGGTCCTTATCCCTACTGAAAATGTGGCTGAGTACAAGGGGGGCAAGAAGAAAATTGTCACTCGTAAACGTTATCCCGGCTATGTTTATCTGCAGATGGAGATGGACAAGTCCACGTGGCATATTGTCAAGAATATACCGAAGGTAACGGGCTTCATCGGTGGCAACAAGCCTGTAGCCATACCAGACTATGAAGTTCAGAAGCTTATCGAAAGTGATAAGCAGTTGGTGGAACCGAAAGTAGACTTTTGTGTCGACGATCCAGTTGAGGTTGTGGAGGGACCCTTTCATGGCTTCAATGGTGTAGTGACAGCGGTAGATCATGAGCGAAAGCGCATCAAGGTCAATGTCAGTATTTTCGGTCGCGAAACCCCAGTAGAATTTGAATACACGCAGATCCAAAAAATTTAA
- the secE gene encoding preprotein translocase subunit SecE: MKSVEFLKSVKSEFAKVVWPKKDEVKGMTVVVLILVAFMTVYFGVLDAIFSRIVSFLVG, encoded by the coding sequence ATGAAGAGTGTTGAGTTTCTCAAAAGCGTAAAATCAGAGTTTGCCAAAGTAGTCTGGCCCAAAAAAGATGAAGTAAAAGGAATGACTGTGGTCGTTCTGATATTGGTAGCCTTTATGACGGTGTACTTTGGAGTCCTGGACGCTATCTTCTCCCGTATCGTGTCGTTTCTTGTTGGATAA
- the rpmG gene encoding 50S ribosomal protein L33, translating into MRDIITLGCEVCKNRNYSTTKNKRTMTDKLELKKYCKFCRKHTLHRETK; encoded by the coding sequence ATGCGAGATATTATTACCTTGGGCTGTGAAGTGTGCAAGAATCGCAACTACAGCACCACCAAGAACAAGCGCACTATGACTGACAAGCTGGAACTGAAGAAGTATTGTAAATTTTGCAGGAAACACACATTGCACCGGGAGACCAAGTAG
- the tuf gene encoding elongation factor Tu: MAKAKFERTKPHVNIGTIGHVDHGKTTLTAAITTVMAQAGGGQAIAYDQIDKAPEEKERGITISTAHVEYETADRHYAHVDCPGHADYVKNMITGAAQMDGAILVVSAADGPMPQTREHILLARQVGVPKIAVFLNKADMVDDEELLELVEMEVRELLSEYDFPGDDTPIVTGSALKALEDPAGDWAEKIKELMAEVDSYIPTPERDTDKPLLMPVEDVFSISGRGTVVTGRIERGIVKVGEEIEIIGIRDTHKTVVTGVEMFRKLLDQGQAGDNVGILLRGIKRDEVERGQVLAKPGSITPHTNFEGEIYVLTKEEGGRHTPFFSGYRPQFYFRTTDITGIVTLPEGTEMVMPGDNLKITGELINPIAMEEGLRFAIREGGKTVGAGVVTKIIK; this comes from the coding sequence ATGGCAAAGGCAAAATTTGAGCGCACAAAACCGCACGTCAACATAGGTACAATCGGACACGTTGACCATGGCAAAACCACGCTCACTGCTGCGATTACGACCGTAATGGCCCAGGCAGGCGGTGGTCAGGCAATAGCTTACGATCAGATTGACAAGGCTCCTGAGGAGAAAGAGCGCGGTATCACCATTTCTACTGCACACGTTGAGTACGAGACCGCTGATCGCCACTACGCTCACGTTGACTGCCCTGGTCACGCTGACTACGTCAAGAACATGATTACTGGTGCAGCTCAGATGGACGGCGCCATTCTGGTTGTTTCCGCTGCTGATGGTCCCATGCCTCAGACTCGCGAGCACATCCTGCTGGCTCGTCAGGTTGGTGTTCCCAAGATTGCGGTATTCCTCAACAAAGCCGATATGGTTGATGACGAAGAATTGCTGGAGTTGGTTGAGATGGAAGTTCGCGAACTCCTGAGTGAGTATGACTTCCCTGGTGATGACACTCCAATCGTAACTGGGTCCGCGCTTAAGGCTCTGGAAGATCCCGCTGGCGACTGGGCAGAAAAGATTAAAGAGCTGATGGCGGAAGTAGACAGCTACATCCCCACTCCCGAGCGCGACACGGACAAGCCTTTGTTGATGCCGGTGGAAGACGTGTTCTCCATCTCCGGACGCGGCACCGTTGTTACCGGTCGTATTGAGCGTGGTATTGTCAAGGTTGGCGAAGAAATTGAAATCATTGGCATCCGCGACACACACAAGACAGTTGTTACTGGCGTGGAAATGTTCCGCAAGCTCCTCGATCAAGGGCAGGCTGGTGATAACGTTGGCATCCTGCTGCGTGGTATCAAACGCGATGAGGTTGAGCGTGGGCAAGTTCTGGCGAAACCAGGCTCTATTACTCCACACACCAACTTTGAAGGTGAGATCTACGTGTTGACCAAAGAGGAGGGCGGGCGCCACACTCCTTTCTTTAGTGGATATCGTCCCCAGTTCTACTTCCGTACCACAGACATTACTGGCATCGTAACATTGCCAGAGGGTACTGAAATGGTTATGCCTGGCGACAACCTCAAAATTACCGGTGAACTGATTAACCCCATCGCCATGGAAGAAGGCCTCCGCTTTGCTATTCGCGAAGGTGGCAAAACCGTCGGCGCTGGTGTTGTTACCAAGATTATCAAGTAA
- a CDS encoding UbiD family decarboxylase translates to MGYRNLQECVADLRRHDKLLEIREPLSSRMEVGAVQRRMYAAGGPALLFTNVRETPFPLLGNLFGTLERTRFLFRDTLATIDKMVQAKRDPRELLRHPWQARGLPRAALNLLPRNVSSGPAKARSIALSDLPQLVSWPQDGGAFITLPQVYSEDPNRLGYRHSNLGMYRVQMSGNEYGPSEAGLHYQIHRGIGVHQRHALEQGKDLHVNVFVGGAPSMTVAAVMPLPEGMPELSFAGVLAGHRIPMLQQAGGLPFPAQADFVLRGTVSADKLKPEGPFGDHLGYYSLTHDFPVLDVQEVYCRKDAIWPFTTVGRPPQEDTSFGTFIHELTGELIPEVLPGICEVHAVDAAGVHPLLLAIGSERYTPYQELHEPQELLTQANAILGHGQLSLAKFLFIAARQDSPQLHTHNIRDFFCHMLERVSWERDLHFQTRTTVDTLDYTGHGLNQGSKVVIAAAGPKRRDLDGVIPAELNLPEGYHRPTVAMPGVLVVSGPAYSPQRDKVGDDPEIKALCHCLDGQSFESIFPLVVVVDDSEFVARTEENFLWVTFTRSNPATDIYGVKEFIRNKHWGCAGPLVIDARTKSGYPPSLEETQEVTAAAERLFASDGPLARWG, encoded by the coding sequence ATGGGATATCGCAACCTGCAGGAGTGTGTCGCCGATTTGCGTCGGCATGATAAGTTGCTGGAAATTCGGGAGCCACTGAGCTCTCGGATGGAGGTGGGTGCGGTACAGCGGCGCATGTATGCGGCGGGAGGCCCGGCTTTGCTCTTTACCAACGTACGCGAGACCCCATTTCCTTTGTTGGGGAACCTTTTTGGTACCCTGGAGCGCACCCGGTTTCTCTTTCGTGACACGCTGGCTACGATAGATAAAATGGTGCAGGCCAAGCGGGATCCTCGTGAGCTGCTGCGCCATCCCTGGCAGGCTCGCGGCTTGCCGCGTGCTGCCCTGAACCTTCTGCCACGCAATGTTTCCAGTGGCCCCGCCAAGGCTCGGAGTATCGCGCTGAGCGACCTTCCTCAGCTGGTATCTTGGCCTCAGGATGGTGGCGCTTTTATTACCTTGCCCCAGGTCTACTCTGAGGATCCGAATCGCCTCGGTTATCGTCACAGCAACCTGGGTATGTATCGGGTGCAGATGAGCGGCAATGAGTATGGTCCCAGCGAGGCGGGGCTCCACTACCAGATTCACCGGGGAATCGGTGTCCATCAGCGCCATGCGCTTGAGCAGGGCAAAGATCTGCACGTGAACGTTTTTGTGGGGGGGGCTCCCTCCATGACAGTGGCTGCCGTTATGCCTCTGCCTGAAGGGATGCCTGAGCTCTCCTTTGCCGGCGTACTGGCGGGGCACCGCATCCCCATGTTGCAGCAGGCTGGTGGTCTTCCCTTTCCCGCCCAGGCAGATTTTGTGCTGCGGGGAACCGTCAGCGCCGACAAGCTGAAGCCGGAAGGGCCATTTGGCGACCACCTGGGCTACTACAGCCTTACCCACGACTTTCCGGTGCTGGATGTGCAAGAAGTCTACTGTCGCAAAGACGCTATCTGGCCCTTTACCACGGTGGGGCGCCCACCCCAGGAGGACACCTCCTTCGGCACCTTTATTCATGAGCTCACCGGTGAGCTTATTCCCGAGGTGCTGCCGGGTATCTGTGAGGTGCATGCCGTGGATGCAGCAGGAGTACATCCGCTGTTGCTGGCCATTGGCAGTGAACGATATACCCCCTACCAAGAGCTGCACGAGCCCCAAGAGCTTCTCACCCAGGCCAATGCCATTTTGGGGCACGGGCAGCTCTCCCTGGCCAAGTTTCTCTTTATTGCCGCCCGTCAGGATAGCCCTCAGCTCCACACCCATAATATTCGCGATTTCTTCTGTCACATGCTGGAGCGGGTCAGCTGGGAGCGAGATCTGCACTTCCAGACTCGTACTACTGTGGACACACTGGACTATACCGGGCACGGTCTTAACCAAGGCTCTAAGGTAGTCATAGCTGCTGCTGGCCCCAAACGTCGGGATCTCGATGGTGTTATACCAGCAGAGCTTAATTTGCCGGAGGGCTATCATCGGCCAACGGTGGCAATGCCGGGTGTGCTGGTGGTCAGTGGGCCAGCCTATAGCCCACAAAGAGACAAGGTGGGCGACGATCCAGAGATCAAGGCGTTGTGCCACTGCCTTGATGGTCAGAGTTTCGAAAGCATTTTTCCTTTGGTTGTGGTGGTGGACGATAGTGAGTTTGTGGCTCGCACCGAGGAAAACTTCCTCTGGGTGACCTTTACTCGCTCAAATCCTGCTACTGATATATACGGAGTTAAAGAGTTTATCCGCAACAAGCACTGGGGGTGTGCCGGTCCACTGGTGATAGACGCACGCACAAAGTCCGGCTACCCGCCGTCATTGGAGGAGACTCAGGAAGTAACTGCGGCAGCAGAAAGACTTTTCGCTTCAGATGGGCCGCTGGCTCGCTGGGGGTAG